In Chitinivibrionales bacterium, the DNA window CGTCGCGGTGCGGATGTACCCGCCGATGGTTGCGTCCCAGTGGTACGGGTTGATGGTCAGGTCGTAATACACTGTGTCGGCCGTTGCCGCGGTCTTGGCAAGTCCCTTGCCGAGGATCATGCCGCTCGAGTTCGAGCTCATGTTCGCCACTTCCTGCGAAGCCATGCGCGCGAACTCGTCGCTCAGCGAATTGTTCAGGCCGCACCCAGGAATCAAGAGCCCCGTACTCGCGATAAGGGCACACAGACAGACGCTGAGAGCGGTGGATGATTTTTTCATAAAACCTCCTTTGGATTGTTGGTTGCTGAATGATGAGACGGTTTTCAGGCGATCGTTGCTTCCCCTATTATACCATGAAATCAGTATTTTTTCATCAGGATTACTTCCTGAAAAAGAGAGACGGGTGTTGTACCGGATTGATCGTGGGGCGATGCACGCACGGGGGAAAAGAATCGTCGAAGAGGCCGGAATAATAAGATCTCTACGCTCGCCCGGTTTCGATCCATTGTTTGTCAGCCAATACCACCGATGTCTCTATTTGACGGTCCGGAATCGTCCAGTATTTTCTCAACAGTCTGTTTTTCGTTTCCTCATCAACGGGCGTGAACCCGTGTTTTTGGTAAAATGAGATAGCCCATGTCGCGGCCTTCCATGTTCCCATGAGCACGGGCCTGCCGGTCTTTTTTACGAGAAACGCCAGTAATTTTCCGCCGATCCCCTTCCTCTGGAACCGCGTGAGCACGTACGCGTGCCGGATGAGCGTGACGTCCTTCACGTCCTGGATTCCCATCACGCCGGCGAGCGTTCCGTTTTCAGAACAGCCGTAAAACTCCACGCCCCTGCCGATTTCCAATTTCAGGTGTTCGCGGGACATGTACGGATCATGCCAGCAGTCTTCGGGAATGGCGCCTTTGTACGCCCAGGCCGCGTCGTTGATAATGCGGAACATTGCGTCGAAATCAGCGGGGGTGCACGGGATGATCATGGGCCGGAATAAAGTCGGTTATTTGTTCACCATCGCGTTGAAATTCGCGATGATCTTTGCCGCGGTATCCTCGGGCCGCATGGTCTTGGTGGCGGAAGCCACCGCGCTCACGTCTTCCCTCCGGGGATTCCATTGCTCACCGTAAATGTCGCAGATGAGAAGGCTCGACTGCTGGCCGATGCCCTCCTGCGACCGGACGAATTTTTCTGCCGTCTCGGTAAGCTTTGCGGCGGCGACCGCGTTGAACAGGATCACCGCCCGGTAATTGCGGCGCTCCCGGTCGTTGAGCGTCCTGATGCTGATGATGGTCACCCCGTAGCCCCGGGCCGTGAGGCTGTCCTTGACAATTGCGGAAACGGCCTTTTCCATGTAGCTTTTACCCATGGCGATGAGCACTTGTTTGGGGAGCGTGTCCGGTTTCAAGGAATCGGTCTGCGCAAGGCAGGCGCCGCAGCATACCGCCGCGATAAATGCGGATAAGCGAAAAACCCGATTCATGTATCCTCCCTACTTTGATGCGCCCTTTTTGCCCGCCGGCTGTTTCTGGGACGGCACCGGCGCCGGGCCACCCTTGGCCATCCGGAGCGCGGCAAGGATCGCCCCGACGGCGCCGAGCGCGGCGATGAGCGAACTGAAGAAGATGCTTGAGTTTGATTTTTTGAAAAACCAGGCGTGCCCCGGATGCTTTTCATAATAATACACGGTGACGTACTGGGAGCTGTACCCGGCGCCCGGCATAGCGACTCTTTTCGTATACTCTTTGCCGTCCACCGTGTAACGTACTACGTCGTATTCCCGGTCTATGGTCTGCTTCCGCGACGCGAACTCTTTTTTCGTAAAGGTATCGACAATTTTCCCTGATGTCATTTTGACGGTCTTGTTCAGGTTCGCAAACGCCACGATACCCGCGCCGCCCGCAAGCATGACAACGAGGGAAATGATCAGGAGCCATAAGGCAACGGATGACTTTTTTACCGGCTGTTCCGGCTGTTTCATGGGGTGTCCTTCCGTGAAAAAGTGTGTTGGTAAAAATAAATGCCGCCATTGCAGGCGCAGGTGAACAAAAACGGTCTGTTAAAACATGAGATGGCGGATGGCGAGCACCGGATGACGCAGCAACATGCGCGGCCCGCTGTACTGCATCACCCTGCGGATCAGGTCGCGGTATTCCGGTTTGTAGCAATGCGCAGGGCATTTTCTGCAGGCGGTTTTTTTCTCGCCGTACTTGCACCGGTCGAGGCGTTCAAGGGCGTATGCCGCAAGAGCATTGCATTGATTGCAAAGGTTCGATGTTGACACATGATGATGACCTCTACAGAACATGCGTATCATGACCTTGATGGTTTTGGTTTCCCGAATGATCTTTGATTTCCTTTTTTCCATGATCATTTGTTCCCGATCGGCCTGTTATGGCAGAGAAAATACATGGCTGACTGATATGATAAAAAACAAGCGCAACAAGAGCCACGGCGCATTTGCGCTTTCAATCCGTCGGTAATGGAATTTATTTTGAAAAGTCATTTCACGCCCCTCTCACCTTTTCGATGAACGGGTATCCTTATGAAATTTTCAGAACTCGCGGTCCGTTTTATCGCGGGCGGATCGCTCGTGGTCGCCGTCTCTCTGTTTGCAAAAGCGAAAAATCCCGTGCTCGCCGGCCTTTTCATGCTCTTCCCGGTTATCACCCTGGTAGGATTTTATTTCATCGGCTCGGCCGCCGATAGCGCCGGCCTCAGGAAAATCGCCCTGTTTTCCATGGCCGCGCTGCCCGCGACGCTTGTTTTTCTGGCGTCTTTCTATGTGCTGATCGGTTCGATGGCGCTGAGGCCGTGTTTGCTCTTGTCAACACTCGCCTGGTGTGCGGCGGCGGCGGTGGTGCTGCTCATCAACCATTTCATTCTCCGGATCGGATTTTAAAAGATAAAAAGCAAAAGGACCCGGAAATCCGGGTCCTTTTTGGGTCCGCAGGAAATCATACTGCCGCCGTCACTCCCGCAGCGAATCCACGCTCACCTGGGTGTACAGCCCGTCTTCCGCGTGCAGCGTGTCTCCTTCGTAATTCAACCCGAAGCCGAACGGCCATTGCGGCACTTTGGTGCCGTACGCCGCCTTTCCATTGTAGGGATATCCCCAGTTGATCGGCTCCTGGCTTAGGTTGGCGGGCCAGGTGTAGGAAAGCTTGCCGGTGAAATCATTCTTGCCGTAGATGAGGTCGGCAAGGCCCTCGCCCTCCGATCCCGGCCACATCGCGATGATGATCGCGTCACACTTGCTGATCACGCTCGAAAAATCGACGGGCCGTCCGCTCACGACCACCAGCACGACCTTCTTCGCCCCGGTAACGGCATTGACAGGCGAGACATCAATATTGATATCCGGGAAAGCGGTTTCGGCGTAGGGGTTTTCTCCGATGGCGACGATGGCAATATCCGCGCCGCTTCCGTTGCCGGAAAGCGTCACGTTGTTGCCGCCGACCTGCTGCAATCCCTGATAAAATGAGGTGCCGCCCGGCACGCTCACATGGCTCTGCCAGGAGAGCGTCCATCCGCCGCATTGCAGACCGACGTCGTTCATGAACGCCCCGACGCACGCGATTTTCGAAGAAACTGTGGCCGGGAGGGCGCCGTTGTTCTTGACAAGGACGCAGGATTTCCGCACCGCCTCGCGGCCGATGTCCCGGTGATCGGCGCAGCCGATGAGGGTGGCCATCCGGTCGTCAATCGGTTTGTTGTAGAATCCCCAATCGCCGAACATCCACATCTTGGGCGTGAGCACGCCCTTGATGCCCTGGTCTCCCCGCACCGAGGTGGGAGTGCTTGTGAAAAAGGTCTTGGCGTTACCTAGACATCCAGCGGCGTTGTCGCTCGGCATGGCGACGTCAAGCCCGTATTGGAAGTTGCTGAATTGAGTTCCCCAGTCGCCGTTGACAAACCCCTGGAAATGCTGCTCCCCCCTGAGCCAGTCGATGTTCATTGCCGAATTCTGGGAGCAGGTCGTGCCCATCCACGATCCGAACTGATCCATGATCGAAATGGCACACACCTTGAAGCATTCCTCATAGGTAAGCAGATGGATGTATTTGAGCTGTTCATAGGTAACATGTTCGTACGACGTGTCGCAGGGACCGGCCATGGTTCCGTTGGTGCTTCCGCCGTCTCCGCAAAAATGCTTGCAGCATACGCCGACCGCGTTCGGATGTCCCAGGTCGCCCGTTGACAGACCGAGCACCGCCGACTTTGCGATTGCCGCCGCCAGATCCGGATTTTCGCTGTAGCCTTCGTACAACCTGCCGTAGCGGTCGTCGCGGCACACGGCCACGCAGGGAGCGAGCATCCAGTCCTCGCCGGTGCCCCGTATTTCGCAGCCGACCATTCTATATGCCTTTTCAACGAATTGCGGGTCCCACGTGCAGCCCATGGCGCAGTTGTGCGGGAGAATGACCGCGGTTTCGACCGCGCTTGCTCCATGAACGTTGTCGACCCCGCAGAGAATAGGAATGTGCAGCCTGGTCGCCCTTATCCCGGCATTAAGGGCCTTTGTAAATGTCGTCCAATTGCTGATGCTGTGACCGCCCGGGCCGTCATCCCCGCCGGCAAAAGCGAATCCGCAGAGATTCTGTGCGTAATAGGCCGCGTTTGCGTTATCAAAATTAGGCTCGTTAATGGCACCGGCTTTTTCGGCGGGGGTCATCAGGGCGAAAACTGAGTCGACCTTTTTGGCAACGTCCATTTTCACGATCTTGACCGTGCCGACGGGGTCGGTGTAGCTCGCGATGGGGACAATTGCAGAATAATACCCGGTCTTACCCACCCTGAGCGTGTCGATGAACGCGGCGATTTTGCCGAGCCGGTTTGCCATGGCAGGTCCTGAAGAGAAACCGGCTCGCACGGAACCGGCGCGGAATTGGTTCATGATTTTCACGCATTCGGATTTTCCGTTAACCGTAACTTTTGCCAGATACATGGCATAGGCCCAGTTTTTCGTTGAGCTTGCGAAAGGCGAAAAGGCAAAAAAGCCGGTATTATCCATGATCTTGTTAAGGACAATGCCAAGGCTGCGGCCTTGCATGTCGAACAGTTCGACCGTCGCACCGTCTCCCCGTGAAACATGGAATAAAAGCTCTTTTCCCCGCACCATCAACTGGAGCCCGCTCGCGGCGTTCGAAGACAAGGCCGGATTCCTCACCCCGACGGGCCCGCCAAACGATCCGTCGTTTAGGCTGTAGGACCAAGTAAAGCGCTTGTCAAGAGTAACGTATGAGATGTAGGCGTTCCGCACGGGCTTGCCGCTTGAGTCAACAACAATACCCGTGTTGGTGACATAGCCGCGCGGGACATCGGCTTGAGCGGTTAAGAAAAACGTTAACACCAATGCAAGACTGAAAAACGACAGATGCTTCATCCAGTCCCCCTTTTTTAAGATGAAAACTACCTGTTATACCGTTTGTAATCTATCTCAATCACAATTATCATATAGGAAGGAAGGCTATTAAACGAATAATATACAATTAGAATAGTAACAAAATTGGGATTTTTTTAGTTATTGAAAACAGGGCTATTTTATACTTATTGACAATACCGTCGCCGGCCTGAACGGAATATAAATAAACGGTGTGCGAGTAAACGGGTGGTGGGAATTTATTTTAATTATTTGACGTTCGATTGTTTATAACCGCATTCTTGATGTGGAAAAGATTACACCTGACTTATGAAACCATATTTTTTTGTCATTTTATCCAGTTTCCTGGCGGCGTGGGACGGAGCAAATCCGTCGGGGGATACCCTGGATGCACCAAAAAACGTGGTTGCCCTGACTTTCGACGACGGCCCCTCCGCCCTTTACACGCCGCAGATCCTCGACATCCTCAAAAAAAACGGCGTGCGCGCCACGTTCTTTGTCATAGGAGAAAACGTGGAAAAATATCCGTTCCTTGTAAAAAGGGAAGTTGACGAAGGACATTGCGTGGGCAACCACACCTGGTCGCATCCGTTAAACGCGCCGCTTGAATCGCGGAAAACCCTGGATGGGCAGATCCTCCGCACCGATTCCGCGGTCTTCAAAGCCGCGGGGGTGCACACGCGTCTGCTGCGGCCGCCGCACGGATGGGAGTCGCCGTGGATGGTCAGAAACGCCGAGTCATTGGGGTATGACGTGGTCACCTGGACCGTCAATCCCGGCGATTGGAAGCATCCCGCAGCGAACGTGATCATAAAACGGGTCGAGCGGGCGAACGGAAAAAGCGCCATCGTATTGCTCCACGACGGATTGGAATTGAAACCCGACCCCCACCAGGAAAACACCCTCAAGGCGCTTCAGGAAATCATCGATGATTTCAGGTCCACCGGCTACGCCTTCGTAACCATAGAGCAAATGATTGACAATGAGGATTTTTTAAAAGCGCATCGCGATCTGCTTACGGCCATCAAAAGGCCGCGGGCGGGGTACCGATAAGCCCTGCGCCGGGATGCGGCCTGTAACAACCGCAGGACGGATGCTGTCTAATTTGTTCGTATTTTCCCTTAACCTCTTTTCCTTCTATGGCATGGGATCACCATGAAAATTTTATTTCCGGTTGTTTCCGCGCTTCTTTTTATGCTTTTGTCAACATGCAATCCGCCCGTTGTTGTTGAAAGCAAATGGGCCCCGTCCCCTCCGCCCTTTGACGGAAACCCCGCGCCGTGGAAGGATGTCATGCAGTACCCCGACGATCCTCAATTCGGGATCGGCGTCAGGAATGACGGTACTTTTTTATACCTCGACATGACTTCGTGGAAACGCGACGTCAACACGCAGATCCTGCGCTTCGGATTCACCACCTGGTTCACCAGCCCGTCTAAAAAGGGGAAACGGTTCGGTATTCATTTTCCGCTCGGCATGAAAAACGCTCCGCCGCTGCACTCGACCGCGGAGAGGGCGCGCGATCCGCAGGCAATGAGGGAAAGGATGGAGCAGACGCTCCAGGAAATGGAACTGCTCGGGCCGGGAAAAGAAGACAGCATTCCGGTAAAAACAGGCGTTGCCGAATCCTTCGGCATTATCGTCCGTTTATTCCCGTCGGATGAAAACCTTGTTTACCAAATAAAAGTTCCCCTCAGGTCAGACTCCCTATGCAAATATGCCGTCGATATCGGAAACGACACACTGCTGAACGTGACTTTCGAGTCATCCGTGCCCGATATCGACCCGCACGGCCAGGGTGAAAGCGGCTCTGAAATGCAGCCCACGGGCGGCGGCGGCATGCACGGTGAAGGGAGCGGCGGGGGTATGCACGGCGGCGGACATGGACACGGCGGCTACTCCGGAACTTCCGCGGAAGCAATGCCGTCCGCGTTCACCGCCAGTTTTTCCATTGGCCTGTCAAGGAATCCAAAGTAACCAATCAACCCGCATTTCGGAAAAAAAAACAGCGCCTTTTTTAAAGGGCGCTGCAGGAAAAAGACCTTAATTGCACCTGTCATTTTGGTCCCTGAGCCTCGGGCTTTTCCGCAGGCGCCGGGAACTGCTGGCCCCGTTCCGGAGGGATGAATCTCTTACCCATCCAATGCTGAGGAACGCTCCCCATCATGGGTGGACGCCCCTGCATGCCCATTCCCCCCGTGAAATGCCGGCCGTGAAAATGCCTCATTGCAACCGGAGAAAAGAGAACAACCCCTGCAATGACAAACAGGATTATTGACAGGATCCGTCCGAATGACGAAATGCTTTTCGGCGTGGTTGCCTGGGCTGAGCTCCACAGGGCAAAGTATCCGAAAAACACCAATGCCGAAGCCGCAATCAAAGGAAAAATAATCAGCATCATTTTTCACCTCCCTCCACAGTTTTTTAAAAGCTCTTCGCGAATATTTCTTCATGCACGTGGGACACATTTCCAAAAATGCGCCCACTGCAAAATCTCATGATTCTTAACTATGGTTTGACACTTACAATGGGATAAACGTTACCGGTTTTTTACGAATCCTGAAGGAAAAGCTATAGCGTCGGTCAAGGTACCGGCGGCGGTGCAAGGCAAAAAGGGCTCGACGAATCCGGGGGCGCACGTCTTAGATGATAAGCGGTTATGGCCGCCTTACCATTTACGGACAAGAAACGTCCGGATCGTCTCCCCTTCGCCGCTGATCACCGCTGCCGCGCGCACCGAAAGCACCTCCTCGACACCGGGGACGCAGAATGGCGGTTTGTCAAGCACAACCGCCGACCGCTCGTGCACCCTCGTGTCGAACCCGTGCGGTTTGTCCCGGTTCGGCCGCAGGCGCACGGTATCGGCGGGAAAATGCTCGGTCACCAAGGTGTACTCGTATACCCGCAGTCTTTGGACGATGGAGGCGATCTCCGCGTTGGAAAGATGCTGCAGCACCTGCCTCACGAGACAGAGCTGGCCCGGCGGCAGATCGTCATCGATGATGTTGCGGCATTCAAACGAAACGTTGCGCAAATACGCGTATTTTTTCCGGTTCGCCTCGATTACTTTTTCCACAATATCAACGGCAATCCACGAGCCGCCGGCCCGAGCGATCCGGGCGCCAACCCTGAAATCGCCGCAGCCGAGGTCGACAATGCCGGCAATGCGGTTCTTCGCGATAAACGACCCCACGAACACGCAGTACGGCCCGGTGACCGCGTCGTCTGAACCGGTGCCTGAATAAGGGTCCGGCCCTCCCCCCCATTCGCGGTTATCATAGATCCTGGCAAAAACCTGCTTCGCGGACAGCGAGGTGTTTTCCTTTCTTCTTGTGTTGATGAGCCGTGCGAGCGCCCGCTTTGCGCGCCACTGTCTCATCCACGCCGGGGCGTATGAGGCCACAAAGGATCTTATTTTCTGTATTTGTACCTGCATTATCGTCACCCACTGAACGGTTCATGTGGAACAACATGCCTTCCCCATACGAAAATAGCTGGTATCAAAGCGCGTGGCAACGGCTGCCGTTAAATATCCAAGTAAAAAATGTGGCCTTTGCGCTTTTGCGCAGCGTATCTTAATGGCAGGAGAACAACCATAATGAGAATACTCAGCTGGAACGTCAACGGAATCCGGGCGGTCGCGAAAAAAGGCATGCTCGACCGGCTCGTGAAGGACGGGGCGGACATCATTTGCCTGCAGGAAACAAAGGTGTTCGACCCGCAGGAACTCGACGAGTCCATCCTGTCGCCGCAAGGATATTCTTCGCATTGGAACTCGGCGCAGGACAAAAAAGGATACAGCGGGGTCGCCGTCTATACCAAGCGGCAGCCCAAGAAGATTGAAAAGGGCTTCGGCGTCAAGAAGTTCGACACCGAAGGCCGCACGCTCGTGGCGCATTACGACGGCTTCACGCTCCTCAATATCTACTTTCCCAACGGCAAGCAGAATGAAGAGCGCCTGAAATATAAAATGGACTTTTACGACGCGTTCCTTGCCTTCTGCGACGGCCTGAGGAAAAAGAAAATCCCGCTTATCATGTGCGGGGACTACAATACCGCGCACAAGGAGATCGACCTGGCGCGGCCCAAGGAGAACGCGGGGGTCTCGGGCTTTCTCCCCGAAGAACGCGCGTGGATCGACAAGTATTTAACACACGGATACATCGACACGCTCAGGATGTTCCACCAAGAGCCCGGACTGTACACGTGGTGGGACCTCAAAAGCGGCGCCCGCGCGAGGAACGTGGGCTGGCGCATCGATTATTTCTTCGTGAGCGACGATATCAAGGGCAGGGTGAAGGACGGATTCATCCTAAAGGACGTGATGGGATCCGACCATTGTCCGATAGGAATTGACATCTCGCGATAAAAAAAGGGCGCCATATTTTCGACAGCGCCCCTTCTTGCTCTCAACTTCCAACTTTCAACTTCAACCTTTTTTAGAACATCCAGCTTGTCTTGAGAATCCACCACCAGTCATTCGCGGTTACCAGAAGCTCGTTCCAGTACTCGTAGCTGTATGCCGCGCACGGAAGCGTCATGTGGTCGCGGCCGATTTGGCCCGTAATCGCGAAATGGCCGTCGAAAAAGCTCTTCTTCGCATATACCGACCATTTAATCTGGCTCTTGACCGGCGCGTTAGGATCCGTGAGCTGTACCTGTACGCTGTACGGAAGTGGCTCACTTCCCTTGCCGAACTGGTTTGACGCGTCGTTGTAATATTTCGCGCCGAACCATTCGATCTCGCCGTCGAGCGCATCAAGGACCTTGAAGGTCGGGAAATAAAACCCGATTGCGATAGGCATTTTTTCCTGCCACTTGTTATATGAAGGCGCTACCAGTGTAAGCGTTGGACTGCCCTGGGGTAGGCCGGAATCGGGATAATTTTCAACGCCGATCAGGTCGGCTTCGGCATACAGTTTTAGGTCATTTTCGCCGAAGATCTTGGAGTGGAAAAACGCCTTGGGATCAATAGTAATACGGCCCATGACTTTGGTGCCCTTAAACGTGTACCACAGGGTGTCACCATTTTGAATGTACTGCGCGTTGTAATTCCCGCTTTTGGGCTGTGTCGGGTCACCTGTACCTGATCCGAAATAACGATCGGTATAAACATCAAAAAGGTGCTCAAAATCAACGCCCGCCCCAATATTGATGAAATGAAGCGCAGCAATATCGTAATTGGCAAGTGCGGCAAGAGCCCAGTTCATGGTGGGCCATACCGTGGCGCTGGTGAGCAATAGATCGATTTTAAGGCTCTTGAAAAAATTGTCCTGCACGTGAAATCCCAGGAGCCGCTGCCATGGTGTGTCGAAACCCATATTGAACCATATAGGATACGTTCCCGTGCGGAACATGTATTCACCGAGGTTGACAACTTCCGGATTGTATTTGAATTTAAAATAGCCTACCTGTGCGAGGAAGAGCGGCATGGCCGCGTCTCCCAAATGATATTGAGCGTATGCCTGATCGAAATAAATGTCCTGCCTGAGGTACTTTGTGTATTGATCGTGACCGAGGAAAACAGGATATGAGAAATAAAGTTTTGCTCCGAGGCTGAATTCCATCTTGAGCCGATCTTTGTAAATCGCGGTAAATCCGCCTTCAAGGTCCGCATCCTCGGTCCAAACATGATCGATCCCGTAATTGCCGTTATTCGTTGCGATATCATCATTCTTCAGACTGCCCTGCTCGATCTCACCCGCCTCCATGTGAGCGTATGCGTGCGGAATGAGGCTGAGTCCCTCGGGAAGAACAACTTTCCCGCCCTTGTCACTGCTCTGATCCTGCGCAAAAGAAAAAACCGCTGCCAACAAAAGTACACACAACATTGAATTGGTTTTTGACATTCCTTCCTCCCCTCATTGTTTATTATGGTTCACTTTATATCTTGCGGATGAGCGTCGTTTCCTTTTCGTCATCCCTCATTGCCGAGCAAATAAAAAAATAGGATATTCCATGACGACGCAAAAGTCAATTTTTGCCGTTATAAATTCTAGTTGGAAATACAGAGTCCGGCGGGCGGGCGGCCCGCCGGACCCGATTGAGAGATTTGTATTATTGCACCGTAAAACTGCCGCTCATCGTCGGCTGCAAATCAACCTGTGACGACGTTCCAACGCGCACGCCGTAGGTTCCCGGATTGATCTGCCAGGTCCCCGTGCCGTTGTAATCCGCGCCGTTGGGATTGAACACCCGCATGTCTTCTGGAGCCAGAATGAAATCTACGGTCTGGCTTGCACCTGAAGCGAGCGTCTGCGTCGGATCCAGCGGTACCTTCTGGAATCCCCTCAGATCCTGAACGTGTACCGGCAGGCCGGCGGCGGCAGGCATTGACAAATACAACTCGGCCGTCTCCTTTCCCGCCACGTCGCCCGTATTCTTCACGGTGACCCTAACATGAACCCGGTCTCCCGCGGAGATGGTCGTCGGGAAAACCTGCAGGTTGGAATACTCAAAGGTCGTGTAGCTCAGGCCATGGCCGAAGTGGAACAGCGGCGTCCATTTGTTTTTATCCATCCTGAAATACCCGTGCGCCGTGTCCGACGCAGGATAGTTCAGCTCGATGTTGTTCACCAGATTGAAGTTGGGCAGCTGTGTAGCATCCACGGGGAACGTAACGGGCAGTTTGCCGCTCGGATTGTAATTGCCGAACAGCACGTCAGCGATACAGTAACCCTGTTCCTGTCCCGGATAAAATGCGAAAACAATTGCCGGCGCGGTTGACCAGTATCCGGCGCTCGCTGCGCTGCCGCCGGTAAACACAACGATTGTTTTAGTGGTGCCGTTTGTGGCGGCAAGGGCAGTCTGCACCGCGGCATCACCGTCACCCGGCTGTACTGCAAGGTTCGGCCTGTCGGCGCCCTCTGTCTCGCCCGTGACCCCGACGAAAACCAAAATATAGTCGGCGGCATTGAGATCCGTCGTAATGGTGGATGCGCCCGGGATTGTCGGGTATCCGCCGGTACCGCCAAGCAACTGAGTAATGCCGGTCTTGGGATCAACACGGAACGCAGGGTTTACTGAACTGCTTCCACCCGGGCCTGTACGGCATGTTGACAGCATTGAGGCGGGACCCGTAAGGGCGATTGTCTTGCCCGTCTTTGGGATGGGCAGTATGTTGCCATCATTTTTGGCAAGCACGATTGCCGCAGTACCTACCTGTCTCGCCACTGCTCTGTGCGTCGTGCCTTTAAAAGTGCTTGTGAATGCCGTGGCATTATAACCGGCAACCAAATCGCCCACCATCTCGTGCTCGTAAATGATCCTGCGAGCATGCATATTGACAAGGCTGTCAGGTTGACCCGAGACCGAACCGAGGTTATAGGTGTCGGGGTTCGGCATATCAATATCGGTGCCATAACGGATCGCCTGCGTAAAGTCCATGTTTGCGCCCCAGTCGGTCATCACCATGAACTTATATCCCCACTCGTTCCGCAGAACATCGGTCATAAGGTATTTGTTCTGGTTGCAATATCCTTGGTTAGCCACGAGATGGTTGACCTGGTTGTAAGCGCCCATGATCCCCCAGCAGCCATCGTTACCCCTCACGATACACGGCTTCCAGTTCATGAGGTAAATCTCGCGCAGAGAGCGCTCGCTCATGTTCGCGCTCAAAGTTCCTCTATTGTTTTCCTTGTTATTGCAGGCATAATGCTTGATTGTTGCCGCAACGCCTTTTGACTGCAGACCCATGCAGTCCTCGCCGGCCATATGGCCGGATTCATAGGGGTCTTCGCCGTAGTATTCGGACGCCCGTCCGCCCTGCGGATGATAGACAAGATCAAGGGCGGGTCCAAGCGAACAGTTTTTGCCGAGCGCTCTGAATT includes these proteins:
- a CDS encoding glycoside hydrolase family 3 C-terminal domain-containing protein, producing MNIKTVCGILLIAACALYADINSVTVPGTMLHPPDAGTQLGFSGKVEYTLTAGGYDTIFVTLSILPSGGGTPLTLTEVSGDVGPVRIVNPNAPDNHVIFFQCSAPANTQYIARITAVADSSASKKAVENYIATMSKVNKATLMGGGGDGFEGLGAGPIPEIYMSDGPHGVRPQSGAQATLYPCCSGEASTWDTALAFIQGASKGEEFRALGKNCSLGPALDLVYHPQGGRASEYYGEDPYESGHMAGEDCMGLQSKGVAATIKHYACNNKENNRGTLSANMSERSLREIYLMNWKPCIVRGNDGCWGIMGAYNQVNHLVANQGYCNQNKYLMTDVLRNEWGYKFMVMTDWGANMDFTQAIRYGTDIDMPNPDTYNLGSVSGQPDSLVNMHARRIIYEHEMVGDLVAGYNATAFTSTFKGTTHRAVARQVGTAAIVLAKNDGNILPIPKTGKTIALTGPASMLSTCRTGPGGSSSVNPAFRVDPKTGITQLLGGTGGYPTIPGASTITTDLNAADYILVFVGVTGETEGADRPNLAVQPGDGDAAVQTALAATNGTTKTIVVFTGGSAASAGYWSTAPAIVFAFYPGQEQGYCIADVLFGNYNPSGKLPVTFPVDATQLPNFNLVNNIELNYPASDTAHGYFRMDKNKWTPLFHFGHGLSYTTFEYSNLQVFPTTISAGDRVHVRVTVKNTGDVAGKETAELYLSMPAAAGLPVHVQDLRGFQKVPLDPTQTLASGASQTVDFILAPEDMRVFNPNGADYNGTGTWQINPGTYGVRVGTSSQVDLQPTMSGSFTVQ